GCGGGGGGGAGGCGTCTGTCGTAGGAATGCGAGGGGCGCTTGTTTCGACGGCTTCTTCGGCACGGTGGTCTCTCTGACGCGTGTACGGGTGGTGTAGACGGTGGGGGCGTAGTCTTCTTGGACCGGAAACAATTTCCCCTCTCCCCACGTCGATGATGATGCCCGAGGTCGCAGCACCTGGATTGCACCCGTGCTTCGTTTCGAGGGCTGTCCCTGGCAAGGTCGTTCCTGGAAGTCCCCCTCCCAACAGAGCAAGCGCGTGGCACAGGGCCTGCCCCCCACGCGCTCTTTCTTTTCAGGCCTCACACGTGCGTCGTGTGTGCCCGCACCCACGCAGCAGCAGCCCGCCCTGCCCATCGTCCGGTCGAGACGCAGCCCTGCACGAGAAAGCCCCCCGTGGGGGCGTCCCAGTCGATCATCTCGCCGGCCACGAACACCCCCGGCTGTCGACGCAGCATCAAGCCCTCATCGATCTCTTGCCAGCACACCCCGCCAGACGAAGAGATGGCCTCCTCGAGCGGCTGACGCTCGAGCAGCGCGATGGGGAAGGCTTTTACGCACGATGCGAGTGCCTCCTGATCGGTGCGCGCCGTCTCAGGCGCCAGGTGAAAGAGCAGAGCGAGGGCTCCGTCTCCCAGTCTCAGGGTGCGCCGGGCTCTGCGCATGGGCGAGAGGTTCTCGCGTGGCAAGGCAAGCCGGCGGCTCACCTCTTCGAGCGAGAGGTCGGGCTTCAGATCGATGTGAACCGTCTCCACCTCACCCACCGCGTAGATCGGAGTTCCCTCGAGACCGTACGACGTGATGACCAGATCGCCCGCCCGGGCTCCGCGTGATGACCGCACCACCACGTTCTTGATCGGCCTGCCCTCGGCCTCGGCCAGCAAACCTGCCGGCCATGCCACGCGAAACCCCGCGTTCGAAGCGCGAAAGGGCGAAAACCCGACACGTTGGCGCTCGAATAGAGGCTGCACGGTGAACGGTGG
The nucleotide sequence above comes from Pseudomonadota bacterium. Encoded proteins:
- a CDS encoding TIGR03862 family flavoprotein translates to MLRAAFEWSGMTVSAASPEVAIVGSGPAGLMAAHVVAEAGLRARVFEKRSSPGRKLLIAGSSGLNVTFDAPIEEIVAAYAPEDGHMRAILEAYPPAAWLGFIEQLGVRTFKGTSRRWFVEGMKAPPLLGAWVEALRERAVAFAFDHLCSGFEARDGQVALTFADGSRWNGAAAVLCLGGGSWEKPPFTVQPLFERQRVGFSPFRASNAGFRVAWPAGLLAEAEGRPIKNVVVRSSRGARAGDLVITSYGLEGTPIYAVGEVETVHIDLKPDLSLEEVSRRLALPRENLSPMRRARRTLRLGDGALALLFHLAPETARTDQEALASCVKAFPIALLERQPLEEAISSSGGVCWQEIDEGLMLRRQPGVFVAGEMIDWDAPTGGFLVQGCVSTGRWAGRAAAAWVRAHTTHV